In a genomic window of Campylobacter concisus ATCC 51562:
- the alaS gene encoding alanine--tRNA ligase, translated as MQNLDIRKAYLDFFKSKGHEVVASAPLVPNDATLLFTNAGMVPFKSIFTGEVPRPTPPIRTSCQTCIRAGGKHNDLDNVGYTARHHTFFEMLGNFSFGEYFKKEAIAYAWEFVTEVLKLPKDKLYVTVHESDDEAFEIWNTHIAKERIYRFGDHDNFWQMGDTGPCGPCSEIFYDQGAEHFNTPEDYMGGDGDRFLEIWNLVFMQYERSADGKLSPLPKPSIDTGMGLERVTAILQGKFSNYDSTLFMPLINEVAKLCGKPYVYESGASYRVISDHIRSVTFLLAQGTTFDKEGRGYVLRRILRRAIRHGYLLGIKEPFMYKLVDKVCELMGEHYTYLTEKKATVKEQIKLEEERFLATIASGLELFESELKNTKEIFSGEAAFKLYDTFGFPLDLTADMLREKGLKVDEARFDELMSEQKARAKAAWKGSGDKSAKGDFKELLEKFGENKFIGYEELKSKSKILALLDEEFKNVDSLDAGKEGWVMFDVTPFYAQSGGQCGDSGKIVDKANVLDTQKFHGLNLSLVKTNAALKVGDEVELEVGSDRAQIARHHSATHLLHAALRNVLGTHIAQAGSSVEADRLRFDFSHPKALTSEEISKVENLVNEWILNGANSKTELMKLEDAKNSGAIALFNEKYADNVRVVSFGDVSKELCGGTHVKNIDEIGSFFITKESGVSAGVRRIEAVCSRAALNLAKSFRAELDELKDELKSTEPLNAVKKLKNELRVLKDKLKNAKNSHELVYLDINKTKLCVTSVDGGDIKTLIDEFKNEHESAAILLIQADESGKISLAAGVKNAPLKAGAWVKFAAQILGGNGGGKDDFATAGGKDASMIEDAIKDSLEYARQALEK; from the coding sequence ATGCAAAATTTAGATATAAGAAAGGCATATCTTGATTTTTTTAAATCAAAAGGTCATGAAGTCGTAGCTTCTGCACCACTCGTGCCAAATGATGCAACGCTACTTTTCACAAATGCTGGCATGGTTCCATTTAAGAGCATTTTCACAGGCGAAGTGCCACGCCCAACACCACCTATCCGCACTAGCTGTCAGACCTGCATAAGAGCTGGCGGCAAGCACAACGACCTAGATAACGTCGGCTACACAGCGCGCCACCACACATTTTTTGAGATGCTAGGAAATTTTAGCTTTGGTGAATACTTCAAAAAAGAGGCGATCGCTTACGCTTGGGAATTTGTAACAGAAGTACTAAAACTGCCAAAAGATAAGCTTTATGTGACCGTTCATGAAAGCGACGATGAGGCGTTTGAAATTTGGAACACTCACATCGCAAAAGAGAGAATTTACCGCTTTGGTGATCATGATAACTTCTGGCAGATGGGCGATACTGGACCATGTGGCCCTTGCAGTGAAATTTTCTACGATCAAGGGGCTGAACACTTTAACACACCTGAAGACTACATGGGTGGCGATGGCGATAGATTTTTAGAGATCTGGAACCTTGTTTTCATGCAGTATGAAAGAAGCGCGGATGGCAAACTAAGCCCACTACCAAAACCAAGCATCGATACAGGCATGGGGCTAGAGCGCGTTACTGCTATTTTGCAAGGTAAATTTAGCAACTACGACAGCACACTTTTTATGCCACTCATCAACGAAGTAGCAAAGCTTTGTGGCAAGCCGTACGTCTATGAAAGTGGCGCTAGCTACCGTGTCATAAGCGATCACATCCGCTCGGTCACATTTTTGCTAGCTCAAGGTACAACATTTGATAAAGAAGGCCGTGGCTACGTGCTTCGCCGTATCTTACGCCGTGCGATCCGCCATGGATACTTGCTAGGTATAAAAGAGCCATTTATGTATAAGCTTGTCGATAAAGTTTGCGAGCTTATGGGCGAGCACTACACCTATTTAACTGAGAAAAAAGCGACTGTAAAAGAGCAGATCAAGCTTGAGGAAGAGAGATTTTTGGCAACAATCGCTAGTGGCTTGGAGCTATTTGAGAGCGAGCTTAAAAATACAAAAGAAATTTTTAGTGGAGAGGCTGCGTTTAAGCTTTATGACACATTTGGCTTCCCACTTGACCTAACAGCTGATATGCTTAGAGAAAAAGGCTTAAAAGTCGATGAGGCAAGGTTTGATGAGCTTATGAGCGAGCAAAAAGCACGTGCAAAAGCTGCTTGGAAAGGCAGTGGCGACAAGAGTGCAAAGGGCGATTTTAAAGAGCTACTTGAGAAATTTGGCGAGAATAAATTTATAGGTTACGAAGAGCTTAAAAGTAAAAGTAAAATTCTAGCCCTACTTGATGAGGAATTTAAAAATGTAGATAGCTTAGATGCTGGCAAAGAGGGTTGGGTGATGTTTGATGTCACTCCATTTTACGCTCAAAGTGGTGGTCAGTGCGGTGATAGCGGTAAGATAGTAGACAAAGCAAATGTGCTTGATACGCAAAAATTTCATGGACTAAATTTATCTTTAGTAAAAACTAATGCAGCGCTAAAAGTTGGTGATGAAGTAGAGCTTGAAGTGGGCAGTGATAGAGCCCAGATCGCACGTCACCACAGCGCCACACACTTACTTCATGCAGCCCTTAGAAACGTGCTTGGCACGCATATCGCTCAAGCTGGCTCAAGTGTAGAAGCAGATAGGCTAAGGTTTGACTTCTCTCATCCAAAAGCACTTACTAGCGAAGAAATTTCAAAGGTTGAAAATTTAGTAAATGAGTGGATACTAAATGGTGCTAACTCAAAAACAGAACTTATGAAACTTGAAGATGCTAAAAATAGTGGAGCTATCGCACTATTTAATGAAAAATACGCTGATAATGTAAGAGTCGTTAGCTTTGGCGACGTCAGCAAAGAGCTTTGTGGTGGCACACATGTGAAAAATATAGACGAGATCGGATCGTTTTTCATCACAAAAGAGAGTGGCGTAAGTGCTGGCGTTAGGCGTATTGAGGCTGTTTGCTCAAGGGCTGCGCTAAATTTAGCAAAATCATTTAGAGCTGAGCTTGATGAGCTAAAAGATGAGCTAAAAAGCACCGAGCCACTAAATGCGGTCAAAAAGCTAAAAAATGAACTAAGAGTTTTAAAAGACAAACTAAAAAATGCTAAAAATTCTCATGAGCTAGTCTATTTAGATATAAATAAAACCAAGCTTTGCGTCACAAGCGTAGATGGTGGAGATATAAAAACCTTGATAGATGAGTTTAAAAATGAGCATGAAAGTGCTGCTATTTTGCTAATCCAAGCCGATGAGAGTGGCAAAATTTCTCTTGCAGCTGGAGTCAAAAATGCTCCTTTAAAAGCTGGTGCTTGGGTAAAATTTGCAGCGCAAATCCTAGGTGGCAATGGCGGTGGCAAAGATGACTTTGCAACAGCCGGTGGCAAAGATGCATCAATGATAGAAGATGCGATAAAAGACTCACTTGAGTACGCAAGGCAAGCCTTAGAAAAATGA
- a CDS encoding Gfo/Idh/MocA family protein, which produces MKLRIGIVGYNLVGKRHYMELRRSDKFEVCGVFDKENRDDACRAPFFDEFKKFIEVAQPQAVVLCLPQHEIVEAFCQCAKYCQNILISRPIFKSVSELKEIKYASVVNKVRVCTGVDERFNPTIVSLKKALLKEEEIYSISIAHFRPLCEGNIINELSLCDIDLAKNLVDSEICSFFYTQANKTNTKICDNVGINIKMKNQILVSITDSFCGSLERFKIEVNAKEGVYFGDLIDYKLHRVNENGQMNLKTDPLNNEIKAQYDAFYDLCQSGESSELSSIDDAIKIKELF; this is translated from the coding sequence GTGAAACTCAGAATTGGCATTGTTGGATACAATCTAGTTGGCAAACGGCACTATATGGAGCTGAGGCGTTCTGACAAATTTGAAGTTTGTGGAGTTTTTGATAAAGAAAATAGAGATGATGCTTGCAGAGCTCCGTTTTTTGATGAGTTTAAGAAATTTATAGAAGTAGCCCAGCCACAAGCTGTCGTACTTTGTCTGCCTCAACATGAGATCGTAGAGGCTTTTTGTCAGTGTGCAAAATATTGCCAAAATATCTTGATTTCAAGGCCGATATTTAAAAGTGTAAGCGAGCTAAAAGAGATAAAATATGCTTCAGTGGTAAACAAAGTAAGAGTTTGTACTGGCGTTGATGAGCGCTTTAATCCGACCATCGTTTCATTAAAAAAGGCACTTTTAAAAGAAGAAGAAATTTATAGCATTTCAATTGCGCATTTTAGACCACTTTGCGAAGGAAATATTATAAATGAGCTTTCACTTTGCGATATAGACCTTGCGAAAAATTTAGTAGATAGTGAAATTTGTAGCTTTTTTTATACTCAGGCAAATAAAACAAATACCAAAATATGCGACAATGTTGGAATAAACATTAAAATGAAAAATCAAATTTTGGTGAGTATTACTGATTCTTTTTGCGGCTCTTTAGAGCGTTTTAAAATAGAAGTAAATGCCAAAGAAGGTGTTTATTTTGGCGATCTTATTGATTATAAGCTTCATAGGGTTAATGAAAATGGTCAGATGAATTTAAAAACCGATCCTTTAAACAATGAAATAAAAGCCCAATATGATGCCTTTTATGATCTTTGTCAAAGCGGCGAAAGTAGCGAGCTTTCAAGCATTGATGATGCGATAAAAATCAAAGAGCTATTTTGA
- the hemH gene encoding ferrochelatase → MKKALLLLNMGGANSLADVEIFLKNMFNDPYILGIKNKFLRKFVAFMITKGRLKTAKHNYEQIGGRSPICELTAKLCDKISSLQNEFDAVDFAMNYTSPFAKDVLKKYENFDEIVLLPLYPHHSQTTITSSLDDFKKAKDELEIKAKILLCGPFYDDEIYNKIIISHINEAINNIDVSDVELIFSAHSLPQKIIDKGDVYEKHINEHVQILSKMIKDNGLNFKGINLAYQSRLGPVKWLEPSLNEILAKCKSKKALIYPLSFCIDNSETIFELVIEYAKIAKELNFSFYKVVWCPNFSDEFAGFILQKAKTAKEINF, encoded by the coding sequence ATGAAAAAGGCACTTTTGCTTTTGAATATGGGTGGGGCAAATAGCCTTGCTGATGTAGAAATTTTTCTAAAAAATATGTTTAATGACCCGTATATTTTGGGTATAAAGAATAAATTTTTAAGAAAATTTGTGGCTTTTATGATCACAAAAGGTAGGCTAAAAACAGCTAAGCATAACTACGAACAAATAGGTGGCAGATCACCTATTTGCGAGCTTACGGCTAAGCTTTGCGATAAAATTTCAAGCTTACAAAATGAGTTTGATGCAGTTGATTTTGCGATGAACTATACTTCACCATTTGCAAAAGATGTACTTAAAAAATATGAAAATTTTGATGAGATAGTGCTTTTGCCACTTTATCCTCATCATTCACAAACTACGATAACTTCGAGTTTAGATGATTTTAAAAAAGCAAAAGATGAGCTAGAGATAAAGGCTAAAATTTTGCTTTGCGGGCCATTTTATGATGATGAAATTTATAATAAAATCATAATCTCGCACATAAATGAAGCTATAAATAATATAGATGTAAGCGATGTGGAGCTTATCTTTTCGGCTCATTCGTTGCCTCAAAAGATTATCGATAAAGGCGATGTCTACGAAAAGCATATAAATGAGCATGTGCAAATTCTAAGCAAAATGATAAAAGATAACGGACTGAACTTCAAAGGGATAAATTTAGCCTACCAATCGCGCCTTGGCCCTGTAAAATGGCTAGAGCCCTCACTAAATGAAATTTTGGCAAAGTGTAAGAGTAAAAAGGCTCTTATCTATCCACTCTCTTTTTGTATTGATAACTCTGAGACTATTTTTGAGCTAGTTATTGAGTATGCAAAGATTGCAAAAGAGCTAAATTTTAGCTTCTACAAGGTTGTTTGGTGCCCAAATTTTAGTGATGAGTTTGCTGGTTTTATCTTACAAAAAGCAAAAACAGCTAAAGAGATTAACTTTTAG
- a CDS encoding phosphatidylglycerophosphatase A, whose product MQKLFLTFFGFGLLPKAPGTWGSIAGAVVAYFVLYFLSSTTLFLASILLFLVSISVIDDFEKKINSHDESFIVIDEVAGVWLAIAISGATISQLILSLVLFRVLDIKKPSIIGRIDRNVKGGLGVMGDDMVAGFFAGIISAIIYGATIKFGITLP is encoded by the coding sequence ATGCAAAAACTATTTTTAACTTTTTTTGGATTTGGACTTTTGCCAAAAGCGCCTGGTACTTGGGGCTCTATAGCTGGTGCTGTGGTAGCTTATTTTGTGCTTTATTTTTTATCATCAACCACACTTTTTCTAGCTAGCATTTTGCTATTTTTGGTAAGCATTAGCGTTATAGATGATTTTGAAAAAAAGATAAATTCTCACGACGAAAGTTTTATCGTTATAGACGAAGTTGCTGGAGTTTGGCTTGCTATTGCCATTAGCGGAGCTACGATCTCTCAGCTAATACTCTCACTTGTGCTTTTTAGAGTGCTTGATATCAAAAAGCCTTCGATAATAGGCAGGATCGACCGCAATGTAAAAGGTGGCCTTGGCGTAATGGGCGATGATATGGTAGCTGGCTTTTTTGCTGGAATAATTAGCGCAATAATATACGGAGCTACTATAAAATTTGGCATAACTTTGCCGTAA
- a CDS encoding response regulator: MKILIVENEIYLAGSMASKLADFGYDCEIAKSVKEALKFENFDVVLLSTTLPGQDFYPVIEKFKSSIIILLIAYINSDTVLKPIQAGAVDYIQKPFMIEELVRKIKHFEEFRNFKNEIKNYESYVNYALKEYEISSFEAKKIKFPLLLKSSKSGYSDKFIFSYVKACKLPFLFLGKACFSELEKALAKNGDELIYMTNLEELKQEEKEKILEICKKKKVAISTNDFAQKAPFDELELSGRDKNFNIDEIVTIDEYIKYIIVNYQDKFPDTELSKKLGISRKSLWEKRKKYDVSKKK, encoded by the coding sequence ATGAAAATTTTAATAGTAGAAAATGAAATTTACCTAGCTGGCTCGATGGCTAGTAAACTAGCTGATTTTGGCTACGACTGCGAGATCGCTAAAAGCGTAAAAGAAGCATTAAAGTTTGAAAATTTTGATGTAGTGTTACTTTCTACCACACTCCCAGGGCAAGACTTCTACCCAGTCATAGAGAAATTTAAAAGCTCTATCATCATCTTACTAATCGCTTATATCAATAGCGACACTGTACTAAAACCGATCCAAGCAGGTGCGGTTGATTACATCCAAAAGCCATTTATGATAGAAGAGCTAGTTAGAAAGATAAAGCATTTTGAGGAATTTAGAAATTTCAAAAACGAGATCAAAAATTACGAAAGCTATGTAAATTACGCTTTAAAAGAGTATGAAATTTCTAGCTTTGAGGCAAAAAAGATAAAATTTCCACTGCTTTTAAAATCGAGCAAAAGCGGATATAGCGATAAATTTATATTTAGCTATGTAAAAGCTTGCAAATTGCCATTTTTATTTTTAGGCAAAGCCTGTTTCTCTGAGCTTGAAAAGGCACTAGCTAAAAATGGTGACGAGCTAATCTATATGACAAATTTAGAGGAGCTAAAACAAGAAGAAAAAGAGAAAATTTTAGAAATTTGCAAAAAGAAAAAGGTCGCGATCTCAACTAACGATTTTGCACAAAAAGCACCATTTGACGAGCTTGAGCTTTCAGGACGCGATAAAAATTTCAATATCGATGAGATCGTTACGATCGATGAATATATAAAGTACATAATCGTTAATTATCAAGATAAATTCCCTGACACAGAACTTAGCAAGAAGCTTGGAATTTCTAGAAAATCACTTTGGGAAAAGAGAAAGAAATATGACGTCAGCAAGAAAAAATAG
- a CDS encoding bifunctional 2-C-methyl-D-erythritol 4-phosphate cytidylyltransferase/2-C-methyl-D-erythritol 2,4-cyclodiphosphate synthase has translation MLDISLIMLGAGNSSRFELPVKKQWLRIGSDPLWLFATKNLSNFYTFKEIIVVSKECKYMSKFAPNYKFVDGGETRQDSLKNALELVNSEFVLVSDIARPCISSELFHKIIEAAAQADCVVPALKIADTAYLGENAIDREKVKLIQTPQLSRTALLKKALSSGEIYTDDSSAMRAIGASVWQILGDEMARKITYKEDLAKISALKEPENEVFVGNGFDVHEFEKGRPLILCGEKIDYEFGLKAHSDGDVALHALTDAILGAAGLGDIGELFPDTDAKFKDISSIYLLEEAYKRVQSVGFVLTNADITIMVQKPKISKLKSKMEANIAKALNLSQSRINVKATTTEGLGFVGRCEGIAVMASASLKFYNWTQI, from the coding sequence TTGCTTGATATATCACTTATAATGCTTGGAGCAGGAAATTCTAGCCGTTTTGAGTTACCAGTAAAGAAGCAATGGCTTCGAATAGGAAGCGATCCACTTTGGCTATTTGCCACTAAAAATTTGAGTAACTTTTACACATTTAAAGAGATCATTGTCGTTAGCAAAGAGTGCAAATATATGTCAAAATTTGCTCCAAATTATAAATTTGTTGATGGCGGCGAAACCAGGCAAGATAGCCTAAAAAACGCACTTGAGCTAGTAAATAGTGAATTTGTCTTAGTTAGCGACATCGCGCGTCCTTGCATATCAAGCGAGCTCTTTCACAAGATCATCGAGGCGGCCGCTCAGGCTGACTGCGTGGTGCCTGCACTAAAGATCGCTGACACTGCCTATCTTGGCGAAAATGCAATAGACAGAGAAAAGGTAAAACTTATCCAAACACCGCAGCTCTCGCGCACAGCACTTCTTAAAAAGGCTCTCAGCAGCGGCGAAATTTACACAGATGATAGCTCGGCTATGAGAGCCATTGGTGCTAGCGTATGGCAAATTTTAGGTGATGAGATGGCAAGAAAGATCACTTACAAAGAGGATCTTGCCAAAATTTCTGCTTTAAAAGAGCCTGAAAATGAAGTCTTTGTTGGAAACGGCTTTGACGTGCATGAGTTTGAAAAGGGCCGTCCTTTGATTCTTTGTGGCGAGAAGATCGACTATGAGTTTGGGCTAAAGGCTCACAGCGACGGCGACGTGGCACTTCATGCGCTAACTGACGCTATCTTGGGAGCTGCTGGACTTGGCGATATAGGCGAGCTTTTCCCTGATACGGACGCTAAATTTAAAGATATTAGCTCCATTTACTTGCTTGAGGAAGCTTATAAAAGGGTACAAAGCGTGGGCTTTGTGCTAACAAACGCTGATATTACGATAATGGTGCAAAAACCAAAAATTTCAAAGCTAAAGTCAAAAATGGAAGCAAATATCGCAAAAGCTCTAAATTTAAGCCAAAGCCGCATAAATGTAAAGGCAACGACTACTGAAGGGCTTGGCTTTGTTGGCAGATGCGAAGGGATCGCTGTCATGGCAAGCGCTAGCCTTAAATTTTACAACTGGACACAAATATGA
- the thiC gene encoding phosphomethylpyrimidine synthase ThiC, whose translation MRDKTQMYYARRGEITQEMSYVARIERLSEILVMDEVAKGSIIIPANINHKNLKPMGIGRKLKTKVNANIGNSSLSSDICAELRKLEICLEFGADTVMDLSTDGDLDAIRSAIIDHSSVPVGTVPMYEILKEAKEVTNITNELILEILEKQAKQGVSYFTIHAGFLREFLPLVKKRKMGIVSRGGSLSASYMSKLNRQNPFYEIFDEILEICARYDVSLSLGDGLRPGCLFDATDEAQLSELKVLGELTLRAWQKDVQVMIEGPGHVPLNQIEYNMKIEQELCHDAPFYVLGPLVSDIGAGYDHITSAIGGTMAAYHGASMLCYVTQKEHLGLPNENDVREGIVAHKIAAHAADVALGKAGAIEKDHAMSDARYAFDWNKQFELSFDPKKARELHDESLPEDAFKSAHFCSMCGPKFCAYKISKDLEKGEKC comes from the coding sequence ATGAGAGATAAGACGCAGATGTATTATGCTAGGCGCGGCGAGATAACGCAAGAGATGAGCTATGTGGCAAGGATCGAAAGGCTTAGTGAAATTTTAGTGATGGATGAGGTGGCAAAAGGTAGCATCATCATCCCAGCAAATATAAATCATAAAAATTTAAAGCCAATGGGCATAGGTAGAAAGCTAAAGACAAAGGTCAATGCAAATATCGGCAACTCAAGCCTAAGTAGTGACATTTGCGCTGAGCTTAGAAAGCTTGAAATTTGCCTCGAATTTGGCGCTGATACGGTTATGGATCTAAGTACGGACGGCGATTTAGACGCTATTAGAAGTGCGATCATCGATCATTCAAGCGTGCCAGTTGGCACAGTGCCTATGTATGAAATTTTAAAAGAGGCAAAAGAGGTTACAAATATCACAAATGAGCTCATTTTAGAGATACTTGAAAAGCAAGCAAAGCAAGGAGTTAGTTACTTTACGATACACGCTGGCTTTTTGCGTGAGTTTTTGCCACTTGTTAAAAAGCGTAAAATGGGCATAGTAAGCCGTGGAGGTAGCCTAAGTGCAAGCTATATGTCAAAGTTAAATAGACAAAATCCATTTTATGAAATTTTTGATGAAATTTTAGAAATTTGCGCAAGATATGATGTATCTCTCTCGCTTGGCGACGGACTTCGTCCAGGATGTCTTTTTGATGCGACAGATGAGGCGCAGCTTAGTGAACTAAAGGTACTTGGAGAGCTTACACTTCGTGCGTGGCAAAAAGATGTGCAAGTGATGATAGAAGGCCCTGGTCATGTGCCATTAAATCAAATTGAGTATAATATGAAAATCGAACAAGAGCTCTGCCATGACGCCCCATTTTACGTGCTTGGGCCGCTTGTTAGCGATATCGGCGCGGGGTATGATCATATCACTTCAGCGATAGGTGGTACGATGGCAGCATATCACGGCGCTAGCATGCTTTGCTACGTGACGCAAAAAGAGCACCTAGGACTACCAAATGAAAATGACGTAAGAGAGGGCATCGTAGCTCACAAGATAGCAGCTCATGCCGCAGACGTCGCACTTGGCAAAGCTGGAGCCATCGAAAAAGACCATGCGATGAGTGACGCGAGGTATGCATTTGACTGGAACAAGCAGTTTGAGCTTAGCTTTGATCCAAAAAAGGCTAGAGAGCTTCACGATGAGAGCTTGCCAGAGGATGCGTTTAAGAGCGCTCATTTTTGTTCGATGTGCGGACCAAAATTTTGTGCATATAAAATTTCAAAAGATCTAGAAAAAGGAGAAAAATGTTAA
- a CDS encoding Mrp/NBP35 family ATP-binding protein — translation MLNKEEVLNRLKGVIYPGFEKDIVSFGFVKNIEIDDKILIEVEIVSSSPEVANELKTDIKRVMGSNEYVLNLIQPKIPEEKSNTQSGKNIAPQVKNFVMVSSGKGGVGKSTTTLNLAISMAKLGKKVGILDADIYGPNIPRMLGEVNTQPQVVGNKLKPILSHGVEMMSMGVLMEEGMSLIWRGSMIMKAIEQLLKDVLWSELDVLFLDMPPGTGDAQLTLAQSVPVTAGVCVTTPQVVALDDSKRALDMFEKLHIPIAGVIENMSGFICPDNGKEYDIFGKGTTEEIAKAYNTQILAEIPIEPAVRVGGDNGKPVSFYEPNSVTAKRYESAAARLWEIIENINNGGGADNSAIQPVNDGKSACSK, via the coding sequence ATGTTAAATAAAGAAGAGGTCTTAAATAGACTAAAAGGTGTTATTTATCCTGGCTTTGAAAAAGATATAGTTAGCTTTGGCTTTGTAAAAAATATAGAAATCGACGATAAAATTTTAATCGAAGTCGAGATCGTCAGCTCAAGCCCAGAAGTGGCAAACGAGCTAAAAACGGACATCAAACGTGTCATGGGCTCAAATGAGTATGTGCTAAATTTGATCCAGCCAAAGATACCTGAGGAGAAAAGTAACACTCAAAGTGGCAAAAATATCGCGCCACAAGTTAAAAATTTTGTAATGGTAAGCTCTGGAAAAGGCGGCGTTGGTAAATCAACCACAACGCTAAATTTAGCCATCTCAATGGCAAAACTAGGCAAAAAAGTGGGAATTTTAGACGCTGACATCTACGGACCAAATATCCCAAGAATGCTTGGCGAAGTAAATACTCAGCCACAAGTCGTTGGCAACAAGCTAAAGCCGATACTTAGCCATGGTGTCGAGATGATGAGTATGGGCGTTTTGATGGAAGAGGGCATGAGCCTTATTTGGCGTGGCTCGATGATAATGAAAGCTATCGAGCAGCTACTAAAAGACGTGCTTTGGAGTGAGCTTGATGTCTTGTTTCTTGATATGCCTCCAGGAACGGGCGACGCGCAGCTAACTCTAGCTCAAAGCGTGCCAGTAACGGCAGGTGTCTGCGTCACAACGCCACAAGTGGTAGCGCTTGACGATAGCAAACGTGCGCTTGATATGTTTGAGAAACTTCACATCCCAATCGCTGGTGTCATCGAAAATATGAGTGGTTTCATCTGCCCAGATAACGGCAAAGAGTACGACATCTTTGGCAAAGGTACGACTGAAGAGATAGCAAAAGCTTACAATACGCAAATTTTAGCTGAAATCCCTATCGAGCCAGCTGTTCGCGTGGGTGGAGATAATGGTAAGCCAGTTAGCTTCTACGAGCCAAACTCAGTCACTGCAAAACGCTACGAGAGCGCAGCTGCAAGGCTTTGGGAGATAATAGAAAATATAAATAACGGCGGTGGGGCTGATAACTCAGCGATCCAGCCAGTAAATGACGGCAAGAGTGCTTGCTCGAAGTAA
- a CDS encoding ACT domain-containing protein, with product MKAIVTVVGKDRVGIVAGVSAKLSELGLNIDDISQTILDEFFTMMAVVSSDENKDFTALRAELNELGESLKVKINIQSSAIFDAMHTI from the coding sequence ATGAAAGCGATCGTAACTGTAGTCGGAAAAGATAGAGTCGGCATCGTTGCTGGCGTCTCAGCAAAGCTTAGCGAGCTAGGGCTAAACATAGATGATATCTCACAGACTATTTTAGATGAGTTTTTTACGATGATGGCGGTGGTTTCAAGCGATGAAAATAAAGACTTTACGGCCTTAAGAGCAGAGCTTAACGAGCTTGGTGAGAGCCTAAAAGTAAAGATAAATATCCAAAGTTCTGCTATCTTTGATGCGATGCATACAATCTAA